The Paraburkholderia caffeinilytica genome segment GCGCAGCAGAACCCCGACGTGATCGACGCGGGCGTGTTCCATAACGACGTGATCGCAGTCGGCAACCGCAATACGCTGTTCTGCCATCAACTCGCGTTTGTCGAACAGAATGCGGTGTACGACGAGCTGCGCACGAAGCTTTCCGGGCTGAAGGCCGAGTTCAACGTGATCGAAGTGCCCGATGCGCAAGTGAGCGTGTCCGACGCGGTCACGTCGTACCTGTTCAACAGCCAGCTGCTGACGCGCCCGGACGGCAAGCAGGTGCTGGTGGTGCCGCAGGAATGCCGCGAGAACGCGCGCGTGGCTGCATACCTTGACGAATTGACCTCGCATACCGGTCCGATCGACGACGTGCTCGTGTTCGATCTGCGCGAAAGCATGAAGAACGGCGGCGGTCCGGCGTGTCTGCGTCTGCGCGTGGTGTTGAACGATGCGGAGCGCGCGGCGGTGACGCCTGGCATGTGGATCAACGACACGCTGTTCGGCCGTCTCGATACGTGGATCGAAAAGCACTACCGCGATCGCCTCGCACCGGCCGATCTGACCGATCCGCAGTTGCTCGCCGAATCGCGCACCGCGCTCGATGAACTGACGCAGATTCTCGGCCTGGGCTCGCTGTATGACTTCCAGCGCTGAGCACGGCGTGCCGCTTCCGATGCTCGACGATTTCCTCGCCTATACGCTGGCGGGGACGCGGCCTGGCGCAGAAGAAAAGCAGGGCGCGTGTGCCAGCGGGGTGCGGTGGTCGTGGCTCGACGACGGCGTTCTGCAACTCGAGCCGGCGTCGCATGATGCAACCACTCGCAGCGTGCTCGCGTCAGCCGGCGTGCACGGCGACGAGACCGCACCGATCGAGCTGCTGTCGTACCTCGTGCGCGATATCGCGCGAGGCGAGGCCGCCTTGTCTTGCCGCTTGCTGGTGATACTCGGCAACGTCGACGCAATGCGCGACGCCTGCCGTTACCGCGACGACGATCTGAACCGCCTCTTCAGCGGACGGCACGAGCAAGTGCCGCACAGCCACGAAGCGCCGCGCGCAGCGACGTTGGAGCGTGCGGCAAGGCAGTTTTTTGCCGCGGCGTCGCCGGAGCAGGGCGCCCGTTGGCACATCGACATGCATACGGCGATCCGTCCATCGGCTTTCGAGCAATTCGCCTTGTTACCGCATACCGGCAAGCCGTTTTCGCGCGCCATGTTCGAGTGGCTCGGCGAAGCGCGCATCAGCGCGGTCCTGCTGCACACCACCAAGGGCAACACGTACTCGCACTTCACCGCCCAGGCCTGTGGCGCGGAAGCGTGTACGCTCGAACTCGGCAAGGTGCGCCCATTCGGTGAGAACGATCTGACGCGTTTCGCCGGCGCGGACGAAGCGCTGCGTCATCTGCTGGCCGGTACAAGGAACGGCAATGTGCCCGCGGCGATGCCGCGCGTGTTCACCGTGATCGACCAGCTCACCAAGCAGAGCGACGCGTTCGAACTGCTGGTCGCGGAAGATGTGCCGAATTTCACGCCCTTCGTGAAAGACACCGTGCTCGCACGCGACGGCGATTATCGCTACGCCGTGCGTCACGACGAGGAGCGCCTCGTGTTTCCCAACGCGACGGTCAAGCCCGGTTTGCGCGCTGGTTTGCTGGTGATCGAGACCACCCAGCAGACACTTTCGAAGCTGGTTTAGCCGCCCGCCGCTTCGCTTCCTTCACACACCGCCTCTTGCCTGAACGCGACACGAATTTGCACCTTCGCTGTGCATCCGGGCGGTGTCGCGTGAAGGGCGTCCTTTCCGGCGCCCGCCAGGCGTGCTTTGCGAAGCCTGTACAATCCCGCCCTCGCGGCTGTTGCGCTGCACCACACTGGCCGCACGAGTTTGAATCGCATTTTTGGCGCGGCAATCATGCTGGCCCGGATTCGGCTCCGTCTTATTCAATACCGTAGAGGAACACCCGTAATGAAGATGAATTGGCGAAACATGGCCACGCTCGCGCTGTTCGCGACGGCAACGGTAACGGCAGGCACCGCGATGGCTGCGGACATCAAGGAAGTGCGCTTCGGCGTCGAGGCGTCGTATGCGCCGTTCGAATCGAAGTCGCCGTCGGGCGAGTTGCAAGGTTTCGATATCGACGTTGGCAATGCCGTGTGTGCCAAGCTGAAGGCGAAATGCGTGTGGGTCGAGAATTCGTTCGACGGCCTGATTCCGGCGTTGGAAGCGCGCAAGTTCAACGCGATCAACTCGGACATGACGATCACGGATCAACGCCGCCAGGCCATCGACTTTACCGATCCGATCTACACGATTCCGAATCAGATGATCGCGAAGAAGGGCAGCGGTCTGCTGCCTACGGCGGCTTCGCTCAAGGGTAAGCACGTCGGCGTGCTGCAAGGCACGATTCAGGAAACGTATGCGAAGGCGCGCTGGGCGTCGGCCGGCGTCGACGTCGTGCCGTATCAGACGCAGGACCAGATCTACGCCGACCTCGCGTCGGGCCGTCTGGACGCCGCGTTCCAGGACGCGGAAGCCGCTTCGAAAGGCTTCCTGAAGAAGCCGCAAGGCGCGGGCTTTGAATTCGCCGGCCCGGCCGTCACCGACGAAAAACTGCTCGGCGCGGGCGTTGGCTACGGCGTGCGCAAGAGCGACAAGGCCTTGAAGGATGCGCTGAACCAGGCGCTCAGGGAACTGAAGGCCGATGGCACGATCGACCGCTTCGCCGCGAAGTACTTCGACGTGAAGGTCGTGTTGAAGTAAGGCGTTGTGCGCTTTGCGCGGATGTTGTCGCTTGATATAGCCGGCCGCTGAATGCGGCCGGTTGTCTATTGAGACGGCACGTGATGCGCCGCCTGCCTGACACTTGTCCCATGCATCGTGCCGTGCAGTTCGTACGTTTCATGCACACCGCACCGCCACAGTCGGTCAGCGAACGTTCGCTTCGGGCTGATCGAGATAGTCGAACACCACTTCACCGAGACCTAGCGTCAGATCGGCAAGCAGATGCCGCGCCTCGACGATTTCCAGCACCGGCAATTCCGCGACTGGCGCCAGAGCATGGTGTGCCAGTTCGAGCGAGGCGGGGCCCGTCCATGCGCCTTTGAGGGTGATGTCCTGCAGGTAGTAGCGCACCAGTTCGCAAATCCGCGGCGTGCCGTCCACGTGCGGAATCACCTTCAGCAGGAAGTTCGGCGCCTCCAGACGCTTCTGTTGCTGCGCGAGATCCAGTTGCCGATGTTTGTAGCCCATCGTGCCGGTGGCGATCCGCACCGGGCCGTAGTCGAGCGTGCCGACGAGCGTGTCGGTATGCACTTCCAGCACCGGCTTGGCGAGCTTCTTTGGAAAGCCCCACAGTTCCCGCCCGCCGGCGATCGGCGGATGGTCGTCCAGATACATGGCCAGCGTGTAGCCGCCTGCTACGCCGTTATACGACACCGGAATCACCTGGCCGCTTTCCGTGTAGTCGCCGAAGCCGGTCGAATCCGGCATGCGAATGAATTCGTAATGCACGAGCGGCTCGCCGATCTGGAGCGGCTCGGGCACCACGGCGCGCAGCTTGTCCGGATCGGTGCGGTAAGTGATGATCAGAAATTCCCGGTCGACGAAACGATACGGACCCATCGGAAACGCCGGGTTGGTGATCGGCATCGCGAAGGCATTTGACAGCACGCTTTTGACGTCCATGATTTTCCTTGGTGGTTAAAGGCCGGTGGTGGAACGCTTCTGCACTGCACCAGAGTATCGTCGATTCTTCCCGTGTCTTCAGTGAGACGTGCAATCAATTATTTCGAGATATTGCGGCGTTGACATGTCCGCGCGCAGCGGCCTGAGCTAAAATTGCCGGGCGCACCGCACGTGCAAAGGGCCTCGGGCCCTGGATGCGTGTGCTGGATGCAGCACAAACCAAAATACAGCAGGAAGCGCCAGGGCGGCGCTGAGCGGGGGACCGGAATGACCACCATCGCAATCGAGAATCCGAGCCATACGGGGGCTGCGGACGATGCGCAACTGAATGCCAGCTTCGCGCGCCAGCCGATTCTGAATCGGGACGGCATGCTATGCGGCTATGAGATCAAGGTGCGCGCGCCGGAATTGGCCGTGGGCGCCGAATCCGACGCGGGCGCGGCAACGGCCGCCGATCCGGCCGCCGACGCCTTGCCGGGCCGCGCGCCCGAGCCGGCGCAGCTCGTCGCGCGAGCCGTGATTCGCGGCTTGATGCAGGGCAATGTGCGCGGTGCGCTCACCGGGCATCCCGCTTACGTCGACGTAAGCCGCGAGATGCTGTTCGACGATTCGATCCAGCACCTGCCCACTGACCGATTCATGTTCGAGTTGCCGCCGTCGATCCTGGTCGACGATGCGCTGATCGAGCGCATCGTTGAACTGCACGGCCGGCGCTATCGCTTCGTACTCGACGAAGTGACGCAGCCCGATGAAACGTTTGCGAAGCTGCTGCCCTATGCGGAAGTCGTCAAGATCGATTTCACGCGGGCGTCGAAAGCGCTGTTGCCCAAATTGACGAGCGTGCTCAAGTCCGCGGGCAAGCTGCTGATTGCGCTGGGTCTCGATGCGCAGGCCGATTTCGAAGAGGCGCATGGTCTCGGTTTCGACCGTTTCCAGGGTTACTTCTTCGCGCGTGCGCAGACCTCGACTACGCGGCGTGTCAGCGCACCGCGACATGCCTTGCTGAATCTGCTGCAACTGCTGTCGGGCGATCCGACCGTCGCGCAACTGGAAGCCGAACTCAAGCTGAATCCGGTGCTGGTCATGCACCTGATGAAGCTCGCGAATTCAAGCGGCCTCGCCGTCGGCCACAAGGTCACGACGCTGCGCGAAGCGATCAACGCGACCGGCACCAACCGGATCGCGCGCTGGACGCAATTGCTGCTGTACGCGGACGGCCGCAAGGTCGCGCTCGAAGACGATCCTCTGCTGCAACTGGCGGCGACCCGGGCGCGTTTCATGGAGCTGGCGATCGAACGCTTGCCCGAAGCGGGGCGTGACGAGGCCGATGCGGCGTTTCTGACCGGCGTGTTTTCGTTTGTCGATGCGGTGTTCGGCGGATCACTCGAAAGCACGTTGAACGTGCTGACGCTGTCGCGGCCGATTCAGGCGGGCATCCTGCATCGGCAGGGCGTGCTGGGCTTGCTGCTGACGGTGGTTGAAGCGCTGGAGTGCGGCGCGTGGGATGAGATCGACAGCCTTTGCGCGCGCTTGCAACCGTTGACGTCGGAAGAGATCGCGCTGCTTGGATTGGCGGCGGGGGCGTGGGCCGGGGTCGCGGATCGGAGTGCCGAGGGGTTGGAGCGGATCGAGGATTGAGCGGGGCAGGTTCGAGATTTGAATCGGAGGCCGGCATGTTGCGCATGCCGGCTTCTGCACATCTGGGATTCGTGATTTAGGGCAAATACAGAATTGGTGAGAGTGAAGCACCGTGATTAACGATCACGCCACGTCTTCACATCGTCTCCATTTCCTGCATCTGCCCCAGGCCAAAAAAACGCCCTAACTCCTTGGCCAACTCATTCAACGCACTCATTTCCTTCTGGGTTATTCGCCTTGGCTCCTGCGTATGAGACCAGTCGCCATATAGCAGCGCCACCGTCTGATTGGGTTCGTCGACGACCGGCAGCAGTACGAAGGCGCGGGCGTCGTCGAACGAGCGCCGGAACCATTCCGGTAATCGCGCGACCATCTTCGGGTCGCGCGCGTTCTCGATGAATATGCCGACCGAGTTCGCGATCGCGAGATGAAACACGTCGGGCTCGAAGGCGGTGTTGAACGATAGCTTCGGCAGCGCCGCGTCGATCTTCGGACCGAGACCGAGGCGCGCCTTGAAGGTGCCGTTGCTGTGCTTGACGAACACCACCGTGCGCGCGAAGCCGAGCGCCGCCAGCACGGTTTCCGC includes the following:
- the astE gene encoding succinylglutamate desuccinylase, which produces MTSSAEHGVPLPMLDDFLAYTLAGTRPGAEEKQGACASGVRWSWLDDGVLQLEPASHDATTRSVLASAGVHGDETAPIELLSYLVRDIARGEAALSCRLLVILGNVDAMRDACRYRDDDLNRLFSGRHEQVPHSHEAPRAATLERAARQFFAAASPEQGARWHIDMHTAIRPSAFEQFALLPHTGKPFSRAMFEWLGEARISAVLLHTTKGNTYSHFTAQACGAEACTLELGKVRPFGENDLTRFAGADEALRHLLAGTRNGNVPAAMPRVFTVIDQLTKQSDAFELLVAEDVPNFTPFVKDTVLARDGDYRYAVRHDEERLVFPNATVKPGLRAGLLVIETTQQTLSKLV
- a CDS encoding ABC transporter substrate-binding protein, giving the protein MKMNWRNMATLALFATATVTAGTAMAADIKEVRFGVEASYAPFESKSPSGELQGFDIDVGNAVCAKLKAKCVWVENSFDGLIPALEARKFNAINSDMTITDQRRQAIDFTDPIYTIPNQMIAKKGSGLLPTAASLKGKHVGVLQGTIQETYAKARWASAGVDVVPYQTQDQIYADLASGRLDAAFQDAEAASKGFLKKPQGAGFEFAGPAVTDEKLLGAGVGYGVRKSDKALKDALNQALRELKADGTIDRFAAKYFDVKVVLK
- a CDS encoding acetoacetate decarboxylase, translating into MDVKSVLSNAFAMPITNPAFPMGPYRFVDREFLIITYRTDPDKLRAVVPEPLQIGEPLVHYEFIRMPDSTGFGDYTESGQVIPVSYNGVAGGYTLAMYLDDHPPIAGGRELWGFPKKLAKPVLEVHTDTLVGTLDYGPVRIATGTMGYKHRQLDLAQQQKRLEAPNFLLKVIPHVDGTPRICELVRYYLQDITLKGAWTGPASLELAHHALAPVAELPVLEIVEARHLLADLTLGLGEVVFDYLDQPEANVR
- a CDS encoding EAL and HDOD domain-containing protein — its product is MTTIAIENPSHTGAADDAQLNASFARQPILNRDGMLCGYEIKVRAPELAVGAESDAGAATAADPAADALPGRAPEPAQLVARAVIRGLMQGNVRGALTGHPAYVDVSREMLFDDSIQHLPTDRFMFELPPSILVDDALIERIVELHGRRYRFVLDEVTQPDETFAKLLPYAEVVKIDFTRASKALLPKLTSVLKSAGKLLIALGLDAQADFEEAHGLGFDRFQGYFFARAQTSTTRRVSAPRHALLNLLQLLSGDPTVAQLEAELKLNPVLVMHLMKLANSSGLAVGHKVTTLREAINATGTNRIARWTQLLLYADGRKVALEDDPLLQLAATRARFMELAIERLPEAGRDEADAAFLTGVFSFVDAVFGGSLESTLNVLTLSRPIQAGILHRQGVLGLLLTVVEALECGAWDEIDSLCARLQPLTSEEIALLGLAAGAWAGVADRSAEGLERIED